In Vespa crabro chromosome 5, iyVesCrab1.2, whole genome shotgun sequence, a single window of DNA contains:
- the LOC124424319 gene encoding SPARC-related modular calcium-binding protein 2 isoform X5, whose translation MPPCFSARLSSRVGSRPVCRPDGTYAPVQCHMETGFCWCVTLQGRPLPDTSVRHQRPRCDKLASRSAVATKSGQRRRSSNWKERRQYSSRHRNTCDRLEKSKFNNNLIENFRIEYKRANISVTGDKNVERVLSWKFATLDKDGDGYLDRAEYKELRKLAKKAVRPKRCARTFARTCDLNRDLKLSRQEWGACLANDFTLRLFLSLNSAADPPEVPEDQRTQATDQVLKGNSSPVHSRPTFSDNPADTKEENDATDCISDRRSVLEDQRQNSQEKFYIPQCTPDGRYHRVQCYSGYCWCVYQDTGKPIPGTSSKDSTPNCNPAPTPSRPMKGCPELKKQIFLRDLMDLMQKKMKASSTDSSEITANWQASKEEQVATWHFVMLDKNKNKILERKEWKSFRIMVSNNRLLRKCGKKLPRYCDINNDRRISMTEWLSCLNAQHPVTAENPEKSSTSKPKRMGPNPLDQFLNDDD comes from the exons ATGCCGCCATGCTTTTCGGCGAGACTGTCGTCACGAGTGGGATCACGACCGGTTTGCCGGCCAGATGGTACGTATGCGCCGGTGCAATGCCACATGGAGACCGGGTTTTGCTGGTGCGTAACATTGCAAGGACGTCCACTGCCGGATACCTCGGTGAGGCACCAAAGACCGAGATGCGATAAACTCGCTTCCAGATCAGCCGTTGCTACTAAGAGTGGACAGAGAAGACGTTCCTCTAATTGGAAGGAACGAAGACAGTATAGCAGTAGACATCGAAATACATGTGATCGTCTTGAAAAATccaagtttaataataatctcataGAGAATTTTAGGATCGAATATAAACGAGCAAATATATCAGTGACTG gTGATAAAAATGTGGAACGCGTATTGTCTTGGAAATTTGCTACTTTAGACAAAGATGGAGATGGTTATTTGGACAGAGCAGAATACAAGGAACTTCGTAAACTTGCTAAAAAAGCAGTTAGACCTAAAAGATGTGCACGTACATTTGCACGAACCTGTGATCTCAATCGAGATCTGAAACTCTCGAGGCAAGAATGGGGTGCTTGTCTGGCCAACGATTTCACTC TACGTTTGTTCTTGTCGCTGAACTCCGCAGCAGATCCTCCCGAGGTCCCCGAGGACCAGAGGACACAGGCCACTGATCAAG TACTCAAAGGTAATTCCTCGCCTGTACATTCGAGGCCTACGTTTAGCGATAATCCAGCCGAtaccaaagaagaaaatgatg CGACTGATTGTATATCGGATAGACGATCGGTGTTGGAAGATCAAAGACAAAATTCAcaagaaaagttttatatacCACAATGCACACCAGATGGTAGATATCATCGTGTACAATGTTATTCCGGTTATTGTTGGTGCGTTTATCAAGATACAGGAAAACCTATACCTGGTACATCTTCGAAAGACAGTACACCAAATTGTAATCCAGCACCTACACCTAGCAGGCCAATGAAgg gATGTCCTGAAttgaagaaacaaattttccTACGAGACTTGATGGATttaatgcaaaagaaaatgaaagcgTCTAGTACGGATTCGAGCGAGATAACAGCCAACTGGCAGGCTTCCAAAGAAGAACAAGTAGCCACGTGGCACTTCGTAATGCtcgataaaaacaagaataag attttagaaagaaaagaatggaagagCTTTCGCATCATGGTCTCCAACAATAGATTGCTTCGTAAATGTGGCAAAAAATTGCCTAGGTAttgtgatattaataatgacagaAGAATCAGTATGACGGAATGGTTGAGTTGCCTGAATGCTCAACATCCGGTAACAG ctGAAAATCCGGAAAAATCATCTACAAGCAAGCCAAAGAGGATGGGTCCTAATCCATTGGATCAATTTCTCAATGATGACGATTAA
- the LOC124424319 gene encoding SPARC-related modular calcium-binding protein 2 isoform X4 — protein MNDDKSAPVCGSDGVTYPSQCQVISKQCQGVSILIKHTGPCPEMPPCFSARLSSRVGSRPVCRPDGTYAPVQCHMETGFCWCVTLQGRPLPDTSVRHQRPRCDKLASRSAVATKSGQRRRSSNWKERRQYSSRHRNTCDRLEKSKFNNNLIENFRIEYKRANISVTGDKNVERVLSWKFATLDKDGDGYLDRAEYKELRKLAKKAVRPKRCARTFARTCDLNRDLKLSRQEWGACLANDFTLRLFLSLNSAADPPEVPEDQRTQATDQVLKGNSSPVHSRPTFSDNPADTKEENDATDCISDRRSVLEDQRQNSQEKFYIPQCTPDGRYHRVQCYSGYCWCVYQDTGKPIPGTSSKDSTPNCNPAPTPSRPMKGCPELKKQIFLRDLMDLMQKKMKASSTDSSEITANWQASKEEQVATWHFVMLDKNKNKILERKEWKSFRIMVSNNRLLRKCGKKLPRYCDINNDRRISMTEWLSCLNAQHPVTAENPEKSSTSKPKRMGPNPLDQFLNDDD, from the exons GGTGTATCTATCCTAATTAAACACACCGGACCCTGTCCAG AAATGCCGCCATGCTTTTCGGCGAGACTGTCGTCACGAGTGGGATCACGACCGGTTTGCCGGCCAGATGGTACGTATGCGCCGGTGCAATGCCACATGGAGACCGGGTTTTGCTGGTGCGTAACATTGCAAGGACGTCCACTGCCGGATACCTCGGTGAGGCACCAAAGACCGAGATGCGATAAACTCGCTTCCAGATCAGCCGTTGCTACTAAGAGTGGACAGAGAAGACGTTCCTCTAATTGGAAGGAACGAAGACAGTATAGCAGTAGACATCGAAATACATGTGATCGTCTTGAAAAATccaagtttaataataatctcataGAGAATTTTAGGATCGAATATAAACGAGCAAATATATCAGTGACTG gTGATAAAAATGTGGAACGCGTATTGTCTTGGAAATTTGCTACTTTAGACAAAGATGGAGATGGTTATTTGGACAGAGCAGAATACAAGGAACTTCGTAAACTTGCTAAAAAAGCAGTTAGACCTAAAAGATGTGCACGTACATTTGCACGAACCTGTGATCTCAATCGAGATCTGAAACTCTCGAGGCAAGAATGGGGTGCTTGTCTGGCCAACGATTTCACTC TACGTTTGTTCTTGTCGCTGAACTCCGCAGCAGATCCTCCCGAGGTCCCCGAGGACCAGAGGACACAGGCCACTGATCAAG TACTCAAAGGTAATTCCTCGCCTGTACATTCGAGGCCTACGTTTAGCGATAATCCAGCCGAtaccaaagaagaaaatgatg CGACTGATTGTATATCGGATAGACGATCGGTGTTGGAAGATCAAAGACAAAATTCAcaagaaaagttttatatacCACAATGCACACCAGATGGTAGATATCATCGTGTACAATGTTATTCCGGTTATTGTTGGTGCGTTTATCAAGATACAGGAAAACCTATACCTGGTACATCTTCGAAAGACAGTACACCAAATTGTAATCCAGCACCTACACCTAGCAGGCCAATGAAgg gATGTCCTGAAttgaagaaacaaattttccTACGAGACTTGATGGATttaatgcaaaagaaaatgaaagcgTCTAGTACGGATTCGAGCGAGATAACAGCCAACTGGCAGGCTTCCAAAGAAGAACAAGTAGCCACGTGGCACTTCGTAATGCtcgataaaaacaagaataag attttagaaagaaaagaatggaagagCTTTCGCATCATGGTCTCCAACAATAGATTGCTTCGTAAATGTGGCAAAAAATTGCCTAGGTAttgtgatattaataatgacagaAGAATCAGTATGACGGAATGGTTGAGTTGCCTGAATGCTCAACATCCGGTAACAG ctGAAAATCCGGAAAAATCATCTACAAGCAAGCCAAAGAGGATGGGTCCTAATCCATTGGATCAATTTCTCAATGATGACGATTAA